In Gigantopelta aegis isolate Gae_Host chromosome 14, Gae_host_genome, whole genome shotgun sequence, the following proteins share a genomic window:
- the LOC121388758 gene encoding uncharacterized protein LOC121388758 isoform X1, whose protein sequence is MHNSRGRITVFFVSRCRLVNKTTMEKIWKLLFLYQMVAVMSILFIFIHVMNERLMPMPVIRVNASQDFRYMIYECTGDSYCGGWADRLKGIAMAYLISVMTKRRFGIHITSPRCNITDFLEPNHVDWVVDVDMINDLPSDRFNHVDRSTFLDHASTANFSSILKEDVIFYKGNYEFITALQRNPNHRSELLWTKGRTVDEVFSAILKVLFKLNKKLDTLIREFLQRVRPDKRKSKLVCAQIRMGRNPTIPRDTEVRNTPEGVEAVWKFVRNNLICEHCKFFLSTDSEHIHLKAKSEFPDQIVDIPGEINHIERGSKHGNSCEAMAKVVIDQHVLAHCDSLIISQSGFGIIAAYLRGEKENLYCFIHGKVVPCLPSNIHNVFRKPD, encoded by the exons ATGCACAATTCACGTGGACGCATAacagtgttttttgtttcaagATGTCGACTTGTCAACAAAACGACCATGGAGAAAATTTGG aaGTTACTCTTTCTTTACCAGATGGTCGCGgtgatgtccatcttgtttatTTTCATCCACGTTATGAACGAGCGGCTGATGCCGATGCCGGTGATCCGCGTGAACGCCAGCCAGGACTTCCGGTACATGATCTACGAGTGCACGGGCGACTCGTACTGCGGCGGGTGGGCCGACCGCCTCAAGGGGATCGCCATGGCCTACCTCATATCGGTGATGACGAAGCGCCGCTTCGGGATCCACATCACGTCTCCTCGCTGTAACATCACCGACTTCCTCGAGCCCAACCACGTCGACTGGGTGGTGGACGTCGACATGATCAACGACCTCCCGAGCGACAGGTTCAATCACGTGGACAGGTCGACGTTCCTGGATCACGCCAGCACCGCCAACTTCTCCTCCATTCTCAAGGAGGACGTCATCTTCTACAAGGGAAACTACGAGTTCATTACCGCTCTGCAGCGGAACCCGAACCACCGTTCGGAACTGCTGTGGACCAAAGGGCGGACGGTGGACGAGGTGTTTTCGGCCATTTTAAAAGTCCTGTTTAAACTGAACAAAAAATTGGACACCTTGATAAGAGAGTTCTTGCAACGGGTGCGTCCGGACAAGAGGAAATCAAAGTTAGTCTGCGCCCAGATTCGGATGGGCCGAAACCCGACGATTCCCCGGGATACCGAAGTGAGGAACACGCCCGAGGGGGTGGAGGCGGTGTGGAAATTCGTAAGGAACAACCTGATTTGTGAACACTGCAAGTTCTTCCTCTCCACCGACTCGGAGCACATACACCTGAAGGCAAAGAGTGAATTTCCTGACCAGATTGTCGACATCCCAGGGGAGATCAATCACATCGAGAGGGGGAGTAAACACGGGAACTCGTGCGAGGCCATGGCCAAGGTTGTGATAGATCAACATGTTTTAGCACACTGTGATTCCCTCATAATCAGCCAGAGCGGGTTTGGTATCATTGCAGCTTACTTACGAGGGGAGAAAGAGAACCTGTATTGTTTTATTCACGGAAAGGTCGTTCCTTGTCTTCCCAGCAACATCCATAATGTGTTCAGGAAACCCGATTAA
- the LOC121388758 gene encoding uncharacterized protein LOC121388758 isoform X2 — protein MSTCQQTTMEKSWKLLFLYQMVAVMSILFIFIHVMNERLMPMPVIRVNASQDFRYMIYECTGDSYCGGWADRLKGIAMAYLISVMTKRRFGIHITSPRCNITDFLEPNHVDWVVDVDMINDLPSDRFNHVDRSTFLDHASTANFSSILKEDVIFYKGNYEFITALQRNPNHRSELLWTKGRTVDEVFSAILKVLFKLNKKLDTLIREFLQRVRPDKRKSKLVCAQIRMGRNPTIPRDTEVRNTPEGVEAVWKFVRNNLICEHCKFFLSTDSEHIHLKAKSEFPDQIVDIPGEINHIERGSKHGNSCEAMAKVVIDQHVLAHCDSLIISQSGFGIIAAYLRGEKENLYCFIHGKVVPCLPSNIHNVFRKPD, from the coding sequence aaGTTACTCTTTCTTTACCAGATGGTCGCGgtgatgtccatcttgtttatTTTCATCCACGTTATGAACGAGCGGCTGATGCCGATGCCGGTGATCCGCGTGAACGCCAGCCAGGACTTCCGGTACATGATCTACGAGTGCACGGGCGACTCGTACTGCGGCGGGTGGGCCGACCGCCTCAAGGGGATCGCCATGGCCTACCTCATATCGGTGATGACGAAGCGCCGCTTCGGGATCCACATCACGTCTCCTCGCTGTAACATCACCGACTTCCTCGAGCCCAACCACGTCGACTGGGTGGTGGACGTCGACATGATCAACGACCTCCCGAGCGACAGGTTCAATCACGTGGACAGGTCGACGTTCCTGGATCACGCCAGCACCGCCAACTTCTCCTCCATTCTCAAGGAGGACGTCATCTTCTACAAGGGAAACTACGAGTTCATTACCGCTCTGCAGCGGAACCCGAACCACCGTTCGGAACTGCTGTGGACCAAAGGGCGGACGGTGGACGAGGTGTTTTCGGCCATTTTAAAAGTCCTGTTTAAACTGAACAAAAAATTGGACACCTTGATAAGAGAGTTCTTGCAACGGGTGCGTCCGGACAAGAGGAAATCAAAGTTAGTCTGCGCCCAGATTCGGATGGGCCGAAACCCGACGATTCCCCGGGATACCGAAGTGAGGAACACGCCCGAGGGGGTGGAGGCGGTGTGGAAATTCGTAAGGAACAACCTGATTTGTGAACACTGCAAGTTCTTCCTCTCCACCGACTCGGAGCACATACACCTGAAGGCAAAGAGTGAATTTCCTGACCAGATTGTCGACATCCCAGGGGAGATCAATCACATCGAGAGGGGGAGTAAACACGGGAACTCGTGCGAGGCCATGGCCAAGGTTGTGATAGATCAACATGTTTTAGCACACTGTGATTCCCTCATAATCAGCCAGAGCGGGTTTGGTATCATTGCAGCTTACTTACGAGGGGAGAAAGAGAACCTGTATTGTTTTATTCACGGAAAGGTCGTTCCTTGTCTTCCCAGCAACATCCATAATGTGTTCAGGAAACCCGATTAA